In Candidatus Neomarinimicrobiota bacterium, the sequence ACCCCGGCACAAACGTGAGTCGCGCTGGAGATGATACATTATTCGCAACGTCTGACGGCGTGGTTAAATTTAACCGCAAAGGCCGTGACCGGAAAATTGTCAGCGTTTTAAACAACGGATAAATCAAACTTCATTTCATTCTATAAAAAGACCCCGTTCTGCATTGTGGAACGGGGTCTTTTTATTTAACAATAAATAAGGATTCTATATGTCTCGATCTAAAATTGCATTAATTGGTGGCGGTCAAATCGGCGGAAATCTGGCCTTAATTGCGACCCAAAAAGAATTGGGCGATGTCATTATTTTTGATATTCCTCAAGCAGAAGGAATGGTTAAAGGTAAAGCATTGGATATCATGCAGCTAAGACCTCATGATGGATATGATGTTAATATTACCGGTACTTCTAATTACGCTGATCTTGCTGGCTCCGATGTAATAATCATTACTGCTGGTATACCGCGGAAACCGGGAATGAACCGTGAGGATCTCCTGGGCATCAACTTGGGTATTATGAAGGATGTGGCAACTAACATTAAAGAGCATGCTCCTAATGCTTTTGTTATCGTTATATCGAACCCATTGGACGCCATGGTAAATGCATTCTATAAAATTTCAGGATTCAGTAAAAATAAAGTTGTAGGGATGGCCGGCGCATTGGATAGTGCCCGCTTCTGCACCTTTATT encodes:
- the mdh gene encoding malate dehydrogenase, with product MSRSKIALIGGGQIGGNLALIATQKELGDVIIFDIPQAEGMVKGKALDIMQLRPHDGYDVNITGTSNYADLAGSDVIIITAGIPRKPGMNREDLLGINLGIMKDVATNIKEHAPNAFVIVISNPLDAMVNAFYKISGFSKNKVVGMAGALDSARFCTFIAMETGCSVQDVTCMVLGGHGDTMVPITRYATVGGVPVEELIPANRLEEIVDRTRFAGGEIVKLFGNGSAFYAPAQSAIEMAESYLRDKKRVIPCASLCEGEFGIDGYFIGVPSVIGAGGVERILEFELKDDEKAALNNTLEAVKKTVAETGL